The Paramisgurnus dabryanus chromosome 3, PD_genome_1.1, whole genome shotgun sequence genome includes a window with the following:
- the aspdh gene encoding aspartate dehydrogenase domain-containing protein, which yields MADRPSRLKIGIVGYGHLGQFLVEKIQNEGPEVGLQLAYVWNRNPEKIKYSVAKDLILNNLSDFTHRDADVIVEVCHPQIVKDFGTRFLSHAHFLVGSPSALSEPQLEQELRMAAKHHGRTLYIPSGALWGGQDIQRMNDNGTLRGLSIRMSKHPSCFRLTGGLLSDWTEGEGRRVLCHGSVAELCPIAPNNVNTMAAAAIAASNLGFRGVTGEIVSDTALADYHIVEVETTGPDGFSVKTVRKNPAKLGAVTGNATYNSFWSSLLVCRGHGGRVYLC from the exons ATGGCTGATAGACCATCACGTTTAAAGATTGGAATTGTGGGATATGGACATCTGG GTCAATTTCTTGTTGAAAAGATCCAAAATGAAGGACCTGAGGTGGGATTGCAGTTGGCGTATGTTTGGAACCGAAATCCAGAGAAAATTAAATACTCGGTGGCCAAAGATCTCATTCTGAATAACCTCTCAGATTTCACACACAG GGATGCTGATGTAATAGTGGAGGTGTGTCATCCACAGATAGTGAAAGACTTTGGGACCAGATTTCTGTCACATGCTCACTTTCTG GTGGGTAGCCCTTCTGCACTCTCTGAACCCCAGCTCGAACAGGAACTCCGCATGGCTGCAAAGCATCATGGGAGGACGCTTTATATACCCAGTGGTGCATTATGGGGGGGCCAAGATATTCAAAGAATGAATGACAATGGAACTTTGAGG GGGCTCTCCATTCGAATGTCTAAGCATCCCTCTTGTTTCCGTCTGACTGGCGGTCTGCTCTCTGATTGGACAGAAGGAGAGGGTAGGCGGGTCTTGTGCCATGGCTCTGTGGCAGAACTCTGCCCTATTGCTCCGAACAACGTGAACACCATGGCGGCCGCGGCCATAGCTGCATCGAACTTGGGCTTCCGTGGGGTTACTGGAGAAATAGTGTCGGACACAGC ATTGGCTGACTACCATATTGTGGAAGTTGAAACAACCGGCCCAGATGGGTTCTCGGTGAAAACAGTTCGAAAGAACCCAGCAAAACTGGGAGCTGTTACAGGAAATGCCACGTATAATTCATTTTGGAGCAGCTTACTGG TTTGCAGGGGTCATGGTGGGAGGGTATATCTGTGCTGA
- the tmem86b gene encoding lysoplasmalogenase: MDILETSEYDRRKRRSTSFVLFLYLLPFFASCTVFFYLWIPDSAPSLLAAGIKAAPILSLALLVFSYNGGWSVMGVTGGLLLSAGGDCCLVWPQLFIHGMGCFALAHIVYAVTFLTPRYSTPSSSSSRYIIYLVLWLIGGGLYVYLVPFLRLDPDGDVLVPAIGGYMMIIVIMATMATRTRRPLLMLGSFVFMASDLTIALTKFNVVDLEYKKHIIMVTYYLAQMMIAVGDVKAMMEANADDFLKWKRS, from the exons ATGGATATCCTGGAGACGAGTGAATATGATCGCAGAAAACGCAGGAGCACG TCctttgttttatttctttatctTCTCCCTTTTTTCGCATCCTGCACAGTTTTTTTCTACTTGTGGATCCCAGATTCTGCCCCCTCTTTGCTGGCTGCTGGCATAAAAGCCGCCCCTATCCTCTCTCTGGCTCTTCTGGTTTTTAGCTATAATGGAGGGTGGAGTGTAATGGGCGTGACCGGAGGATTGCTACTCTCAGCGGGTGGAGACTGTTGCCTTGTTTGGCCACAACTTTTTATCCATG GAATGGGATGTTTTGCTTTGGCCCACATAGTGTATGCTGTCACTTTTCTCACCCCTCGATATTCCACACCATCCTCGTCTTCCTCACGCTACATCATCTACCTCGTGCTGTGGTTGATAGGCGGTGGACTGTATGTTTATCTGGTACCCTTCCTCCGGCTCGATCCAGACGGCGATGTTCTCGTTCCAGCTATAGGGGGTTACATGATGATCATTGTCATCATGGCCACAATGGCTACTCGTACAAGAAGGCCACTCCTTATGCTGGGCAGCTTTGTCTTTATGGCTTCTGACCTTACGATTGCACTGACGAAGTTCAATGTCGTTGATCTAGAATACAAAAAGCACATCATTATGGTTACATACTACCTGGCACAGATGATGATTGCGGTGGGCGACGTGAAGGCAATGATGGAGGCAAATGCTGATGACTTCCTCAAGTGGAAGAGGTCATAA
- the lrrc3cb gene encoding leucine-rich repeat-containing protein 3B isoform X1: MRWPAAFLLLRLTSCIILHGLDVSVSEFQPAVGCPESCFCSDMVNGGLVVSCSNMHLLTVPHGFPNTTQHLYLDNNLLAIIPSDSFIGLTMLCGLDLSHNRLTHLEPGAFRGLADSLISLDLSSNQLETLDPEVLGDIRAHTNLSHNPWQCDCRLQLAMPQLLLDPSSLAEVVCNRSEPEELRAQGLPFILVATDVDFCRGFRKTTDVVMLITMFVWFTMVISYLVCYVRHNQEDALRHLEYLMSLPKIQGR, translated from the coding sequence ATGCGGTGGCCAGCTGCTTTTCTCTTGCTTCGACTGACATCTTGCATTATTCTTCATGGTTTGGATGTCTCTGTGTCAGAATTTCAGCCAGCAGTTGGATGTCCAGAAAGCTGTTTCTGCTCAGATATGGTTAATGGTGGGCTGGTGGTTAGTTGTAGCAACATGCACTTGCTTACAGTGCCACATGGGTTtccaaacacaacacaacatctTTACCTGGATAACAACCTGTTGGCTATCATACCATCTGATTCCTTTATAGGCCTGACAATGCTATGCGGGCTGGATCTTTCCCACAACAGGCTGACCCACCTCGAGCCCGGAGCTTTCCGAGGTCTGGCGGACTCGTTGATTAGCCTAGATCTTTCCTCCAACCAGCTGGAGACACTGGACCCGGAGGTGCTTGGTGACATCCGGGCCCACACAAATCTCTCCCATAACCCTTGGCAGTGTGACTGCCGTCTACAGCTGGCTATGCCACAACTGCTCCTAGACCCGTCCTCCCTCGCTGAGGTGGTGTGTAACAGGTCTGAACCGGAGGAGTTGAGGGCTCAAGGTTTGCCTTTTATTCTGGTAGCGACTGATGTTGACTTTTGCAGGGGATTCAGGAAGACCACTGACGTGGTTATGCTGATCACAATGTTTGTCTGGTTTACAATGGTTATATCTTACTTGGTTTGCTACGTAAGGCACAACCAGGAAGATGCATTACGTCATCTAGAATACCTCATGTCTCTCCCAAAAATACAGGGTAGATGA
- the lrrc3cb gene encoding leucine-rich repeat-containing protein 3 isoform X2: MRWPAAFLLLRLTSCIILHGLDVSVSEFQPAVGCPESCFCSDMVNGGLVVSCSNMHLLTVPHGFPNTTQHLYLDNNLLAIIPSDSFIGLTMLCGLDLSHNRLTHLEPGAFRGLADSLISLDLSSNQLETLDPEVLGDIRAHTNLSHNPWQCDCRLQLAMPQLLLDPSSLAEVVCNRSEPEELRAQGTRCDDVGVLKKQILRDDGSYIGI, translated from the exons ATGCGGTGGCCAGCTGCTTTTCTCTTGCTTCGACTGACATCTTGCATTATTCTTCATGGTTTGGATGTCTCTGTGTCAGAATTTCAGCCAGCAGTTGGATGTCCAGAAAGCTGTTTCTGCTCAGATATGGTTAATGGTGGGCTGGTGGTTAGTTGTAGCAACATGCACTTGCTTACAGTGCCACATGGGTTtccaaacacaacacaacatctTTACCTGGATAACAACCTGTTGGCTATCATACCATCTGATTCCTTTATAGGCCTGACAATGCTATGCGGGCTGGATCTTTCCCACAACAGGCTGACCCACCTCGAGCCCGGAGCTTTCCGAGGTCTGGCGGACTCGTTGATTAGCCTAGATCTTTCCTCCAACCAGCTGGAGACACTGGACCCGGAGGTGCTTGGTGACATCCGGGCCCACACAAATCTCTCCCATAACCCTTGGCAGTGTGACTGCCGTCTACAGCTGGCTATGCCACAACTGCTCCTAGACCCGTCCTCCCTCGCTGAGGTGGTGTGTAACAGGTCTGAACCGGAGGAGTTGAGGGCTCAAG GTACAAGGTGTGACGATGTAGGTGTCTTGAAAAAACAAATCCTGAGAGATGATGGCAGCTATATTGGCAT ATGA